One segment of Streptomyces roseifaciens DNA contains the following:
- a CDS encoding branched-chain amino acid ABC transporter substrate-binding protein, translating to MRHRPLLILTSTLAAGTLALSACGSRDGGKSDDNEGSGKQTTVVIGVDAPLTGSLSALGQGIKNSVDLAARTANKNKEVQGITFKTEALDDQAVPASGQQNATKLVADKTVLGVVGPLNSGVSQSMQGVFARADLTQVSPANTSPELSQGDNWLKGEKKRPFKTYFRTATTDIIQGRFAAQYAYKDAKKKKVFVVDDKQTYGVGLASIFAQEFKRLGGEVVGTDHITVKETDFSSVANKVKTSGADIVYYGGQYPEGGLLSDQVKKTGARIPLMGGDGVYDPAFIKASSENNDGDLGTSVGYPVEGLDSAKAFVQNYKDAAYKDPYAAYGGYSYDAAWAIVQAVKKVVADNNGKLPADARAKVTEAMGKVSFEGVTGKVSFDEYGDTTNKQLTVYQVKGDTWQSLKSATFKD from the coding sequence GTGCGCCACCGTCCCCTGCTCATCCTCACCAGCACCCTCGCCGCCGGCACACTCGCCCTGAGCGCCTGCGGCTCACGCGACGGCGGCAAGAGCGACGACAACGAGGGCAGCGGCAAGCAGACCACCGTGGTGATCGGTGTCGACGCCCCGCTGACCGGCTCCCTGTCCGCCCTCGGCCAGGGCATCAAGAACTCCGTCGACCTCGCCGCCCGCACCGCCAACAAGAACAAAGAGGTCCAGGGCATCACCTTCAAGACCGAAGCCCTGGACGACCAGGCCGTTCCGGCCTCCGGCCAGCAGAACGCCACCAAACTCGTCGCCGACAAGACCGTCCTCGGCGTCGTCGGCCCCCTCAACTCCGGCGTGTCCCAGTCCATGCAGGGCGTCTTCGCCCGAGCCGACCTCACACAGGTCTCCCCCGCCAACACCAGCCCCGAGCTCAGCCAGGGCGACAACTGGCTCAAGGGAGAGAAGAAACGCCCCTTCAAAACCTACTTCCGCACCGCCACCACCGACATCATCCAAGGCCGCTTCGCCGCGCAATACGCCTACAAGGACGCCAAGAAGAAGAAAGTCTTCGTCGTCGACGACAAACAGACCTACGGCGTCGGCCTCGCCTCCATCTTCGCCCAGGAATTCAAACGCCTCGGCGGCGAAGTCGTCGGCACCGACCACATCACCGTCAAGGAGACCGACTTCTCCAGCGTCGCCAACAAAGTCAAGACCAGCGGCGCGGACATCGTCTACTACGGCGGCCAGTACCCCGAAGGCGGCCTCCTCTCCGACCAGGTGAAGAAGACCGGAGCCCGCATCCCCCTGATGGGCGGCGACGGCGTCTACGACCCCGCCTTCATCAAAGCCTCCAGCGAGAACAACGACGGCGACCTCGGCACCTCCGTCGGCTACCCCGTCGAAGGCCTCGACTCCGCCAAGGCCTTCGTCCAGAACTACAAGGACGCCGCCTACAAAGACCCCTACGCGGCCTACGGCGGCTACTCCTACGACGCCGCCTGGGCCATCGTCCAAGCCGTCAAGAAAGTCGTCGCCGACAACAACGGAAAACTCCCCGCCGACGCCCGCGCCAAGGTCACCGAAGCCATGGGCAAGGTCTCCTTCGAAGGCGTGACCGGAAAAGTCTCCTTCGACGAATACGGGGACACCACCAACAAACAACTGACCGTCTACCAGGTCAAGGGCGACACCTGGCAGTCCCTCAAGAGCGCCACCTTCAAGGACTGA
- a CDS encoding PaaI family thioesterase — MGEHGKTTFPQEVLDQWSGSGLDLPALFSAGHLGERMSVRVVEASPERVVGTMPVEGNTQPYGLLHGGASAVLAETLGSIGAMLHGGPSRIAVGVDLNCTHHRGVRSGMVTGVATPVHRGRTTATYEIVVTDENDKRVCSARLTCVLRDAEAA, encoded by the coding sequence ATGGGCGAGCACGGCAAGACCACGTTTCCGCAGGAGGTCCTGGACCAGTGGTCCGGCAGCGGGCTCGACCTGCCCGCCCTCTTCTCCGCCGGGCACCTCGGCGAGCGCATGAGCGTACGGGTCGTCGAGGCCTCCCCGGAGCGCGTGGTCGGCACCATGCCCGTCGAGGGCAACACCCAGCCGTACGGCCTGCTGCACGGCGGCGCCTCCGCCGTGCTCGCCGAGACCCTCGGCTCCATCGGCGCCATGCTGCACGGCGGTCCCTCCCGGATCGCCGTCGGCGTCGACCTCAACTGCACCCACCACCGGGGCGTCCGCTCCGGAATGGTGACCGGCGTCGCCACCCCCGTCCACCGCGGGCGCACCACCGCCACCTACGAGATCGTCGTGACCGACGAGAACGACAAGCGCGTGTGCTCCGCGCGTCTGACCTGCGTCCTGCGCGACGCCGAAGCGGCCTGA
- a CDS encoding FdhF/YdeP family oxidoreductase, giving the protein MAGRPPTGDPVQDAPDVTAPQHAAAGLPAVAHSLRMAHQQMGARRTALTLLKVNQKDGFDCPGCAWPEPDKRHAAEFCENGAKAVAEEATLRRVTPDFFARHPVPDLAGRSGYWLGQQGRLTTPMYLAEGSDAYEPVSWERAFDIIGEELAALGSPDEAVFYTSGRTSNEAAFLYQLFAREFGTNNLPDCSNMCHESSGSALSETIGIGKGSVLLEDLYKADLIIVAGQNPGTNHPRMLSALEKAKRGGTKIITVNPLPEAGLERFKNPQNARGLAGGGTALTDLFLQIRLGGDQALFRILNKLVLETEGAVDTEFVREHTHGFEDFRDAALAADWDETLRATGLSRAEIEQALGMVLASKRTIVCWAMGLTQHKHAVPTIKEVVNLLLLRGDIGRPGAGVCPVRGHSNVQGDRTMGIFERPAPAFLDALEKEFGFTPPREHGLDVVRAIRALRDGQAKVFFAMGGNFVSATPDTDVTEAAVRRARLTVHVSTKLNRSHVVTGARALILPTLGRTERDRQAGGEQFVTVEDSMGMVHASRGGLKPASPHLLSEPAIVCRLARRVLGAASATPWEAFERDYATIRDRIARVVPGFEDFNARVAHPGGFTLPHAPRDERRFPTATGKANFTAAPVEYPRLPEGRLLLQTLRSHDQYNTTIYGLDDRYRGIKNGRRVVLVSPEDARELDLADGSYADLVSEWTDGTERRAAGFRVVHYPTARGCAAAYYPETNVLVPLDHTADISNTPASKSLVIRIEKAEQAARTGRKDDRTG; this is encoded by the coding sequence ATGGCAGGCAGGCCACCCACCGGCGATCCCGTCCAGGACGCACCGGACGTCACGGCCCCGCAACACGCCGCCGCCGGGCTGCCCGCCGTCGCCCACTCCCTGCGCATGGCCCACCAGCAGATGGGCGCGCGCCGCACCGCCCTCACCCTGCTCAAGGTCAACCAGAAGGACGGCTTCGACTGCCCCGGCTGCGCCTGGCCCGAGCCGGACAAGCGCCACGCCGCCGAATTCTGCGAGAACGGCGCCAAGGCCGTCGCCGAAGAGGCCACGCTGCGCCGCGTCACCCCCGACTTCTTCGCCCGGCACCCGGTCCCCGACCTCGCCGGGCGCAGCGGCTACTGGCTCGGCCAGCAGGGCCGCCTGACCACCCCCATGTACCTGGCCGAGGGGTCCGACGCCTACGAGCCGGTCAGCTGGGAGCGCGCCTTCGACATCATCGGCGAGGAGCTGGCGGCCCTCGGCTCCCCCGACGAGGCCGTCTTCTACACCTCCGGCCGCACCAGCAACGAAGCCGCCTTCCTCTACCAGCTCTTCGCCCGCGAATTCGGCACCAACAACCTGCCCGACTGCTCCAACATGTGCCACGAGTCCTCCGGCTCGGCGCTGTCGGAGACCATCGGCATCGGCAAGGGCAGCGTCCTCCTGGAGGACCTCTACAAAGCCGACCTGATCATCGTCGCCGGGCAGAACCCGGGCACCAACCACCCCCGCATGCTCAGCGCCCTGGAGAAGGCCAAGCGCGGCGGGACGAAGATCATCACGGTCAACCCGCTCCCCGAAGCGGGCCTGGAACGCTTCAAGAACCCGCAGAACGCCCGCGGCCTCGCAGGCGGCGGCACCGCCCTGACCGACCTGTTCCTGCAGATCCGCCTCGGCGGCGACCAGGCGCTCTTCCGCATCCTCAACAAGCTCGTCCTGGAGACCGAGGGCGCCGTCGACACGGAGTTCGTCCGCGAACACACCCACGGCTTCGAGGACTTCCGCGACGCCGCACTCGCCGCCGACTGGGACGAGACCCTGCGGGCCACCGGCCTGAGCCGGGCGGAGATCGAGCAGGCGCTCGGCATGGTCCTGGCCTCGAAGCGCACCATCGTCTGCTGGGCCATGGGCCTCACCCAGCACAAGCACGCCGTGCCCACCATCAAGGAGGTCGTCAACCTCCTGCTGCTGCGCGGGGACATCGGCCGCCCCGGCGCCGGCGTCTGCCCCGTCCGCGGCCACAGCAACGTCCAGGGCGACCGCACCATGGGCATCTTCGAGCGCCCCGCACCGGCATTCCTCGACGCCCTGGAAAAGGAATTCGGCTTCACCCCGCCGCGCGAGCACGGCCTTGACGTCGTCCGCGCCATCCGTGCGCTCCGCGACGGACAGGCCAAGGTCTTCTTCGCCATGGGCGGCAACTTCGTCTCCGCCACCCCCGACACCGACGTCACCGAAGCCGCCGTGCGCCGCGCCCGCCTCACCGTGCACGTGTCGACCAAGCTCAACCGCTCCCACGTCGTCACGGGCGCCCGCGCCCTCATCCTGCCCACCCTCGGCCGCACCGAACGCGACCGGCAGGCCGGCGGCGAACAGTTCGTCACCGTCGAGGACTCGATGGGCATGGTCCACGCCTCCCGCGGCGGCCTGAAGCCCGCGAGCCCCCACCTCCTGTCCGAGCCCGCCATCGTCTGCCGCCTGGCCCGGCGCGTGCTCGGCGCGGCCTCCGCCACCCCGTGGGAGGCCTTCGAACGGGACTACGCCACGATCCGCGACCGCATCGCGCGCGTCGTCCCCGGCTTCGAGGACTTCAACGCCCGCGTCGCCCACCCCGGCGGCTTCACCCTGCCCCACGCGCCCCGCGACGAGCGCCGCTTCCCCACCGCCACCGGCAAGGCCAACTTCACCGCCGCCCCGGTCGAGTACCCCCGCCTCCCGGAAGGCCGCCTGCTGCTGCAGACGCTCCGCTCGCACGACCAGTACAACACCACGATCTACGGCCTCGACGACCGCTACCGCGGCATCAAGAACGGCCGGCGCGTCGTCCTCGTCAGCCCCGAGGACGCCCGCGAGCTCGACCTCGCCGACGGCTCCTACGCCGACCTCGTCAGCGAGTGGACCGACGGCACCGAACGCCGCGCCGCCGGCTTCCGCGTCGTCCACTACCCGACCGCCCGCGGCTGCGCCGCCGCCTACTACCCGGAGACCAACGTCCTGGTCCCGCTCGACCACACCGCCGACATCAGCAACACCCCCGCCAGCAAGTCCCTGGTCATCAGGATCGAAAAGGCGGAGCAGGCGGCACGGACCGGGCGGAAGGACGACCGGACCGGTTGA
- the polA gene encoding DNA polymerase I produces the protein MAAKAVKTNEPTGTEAAEGGRPRLLLMDGHSMAYRAFFALPAENFTTAAGQTTNAVYGFASMLANTLRDEQPTHFAVAFDVSRKTWRSEEFPEYKATRSKTPDDFKGQVELIGDMLDAMSVPRFAVDGFEADDVIATLATQAEAEGFHVSIVTGDRDSFQLVSDDVTVLYPTKGVSELTRFTPEKVQEKYGLTPSQYPDFAALRGDPSDNLPGIPGVGEKTAAKWINQFGSFADLVERVEEVKGKAGQNLRDHLEAVKLNRRLTEMVRDVELPVRPEGLRRAAYDRKALIAFLEGLEIRNQGLRDRLLAADPGAEAAEEIVPEAGAEVDGSVLGAGELAPWLAGHGSVPLGVAVVDSWSLGSGRVAEIALATGEGPAAWFDPAELDEADERAFAAWSADAGAPKVMHDAKSAMRVFAEHGWTVEGVSMDTALAAYLVKPGRRSFALDALSVEYLGRELATAAAGDGQLAFGADEQAEADALMGRARTVLDLGAAFTTRLEEVGAAELMRDVELPTSALLARMERAGIAADRGWLERMEQQFAAAVQQAVQEAHAAAGREFNLGSPKQLQEVLFGELGLPRTKKTKTGYTTDADALAWLAAQTENELPVIMLRHREQSKLRSTVEGLIKAIAPGGRIHTTFNQTVAATGRLSSTDPNLQNIPVRTDEGRAIRRGFVVGEGFESLMTADYSQIELRVMAHLSEDEGLIEAFNSGEDLHTTVASQVFGVAKSEVDPEMRRKIKAMSYGLAYGLSAFGLSQQLNIAPGEAGKLMDTFFERFGGVRDYLQRVVVEARATGYTETMLGRRRYLPDLNSDNRQRREMAERMALNAPIQGTAADIVKIAMLRVGEALEAEELSSRMLLQVHDEIVLEIAPGEREAVEALVRREMAGAVSLSAPLDVSVGVGRDWESAAH, from the coding sequence GTGGCAGCAAAGGCAGTGAAGACGAACGAACCGACCGGCACCGAGGCAGCGGAGGGAGGTCGCCCCCGCCTGCTCCTGATGGACGGGCACTCGATGGCGTACCGGGCGTTCTTCGCGCTGCCCGCGGAGAATTTCACGACGGCCGCCGGTCAGACGACGAATGCGGTGTACGGCTTCGCGTCCATGCTGGCGAACACCCTCCGTGACGAGCAGCCCACGCACTTCGCCGTGGCGTTCGACGTGTCGCGCAAGACGTGGCGCTCCGAGGAGTTCCCGGAGTACAAGGCGACGCGCTCCAAGACGCCGGACGACTTCAAGGGCCAGGTGGAGCTGATCGGCGACATGCTGGACGCGATGAGCGTGCCGCGGTTCGCGGTCGACGGCTTCGAGGCCGACGACGTGATCGCCACGCTTGCCACGCAGGCGGAGGCCGAGGGTTTCCACGTCTCGATCGTCACCGGCGACCGCGATTCCTTCCAGCTCGTCTCCGACGACGTCACGGTGCTGTATCCGACGAAGGGCGTCTCGGAGCTCACCCGCTTCACTCCGGAGAAGGTGCAGGAGAAGTACGGCCTGACCCCCTCGCAGTACCCGGACTTCGCGGCCCTGCGCGGCGACCCGTCGGACAACCTGCCGGGCATCCCGGGCGTGGGCGAGAAGACCGCCGCGAAGTGGATCAACCAGTTCGGTTCCTTCGCCGATCTCGTGGAGCGCGTCGAGGAGGTCAAGGGCAAGGCCGGGCAGAACCTCCGCGATCACCTGGAGGCCGTCAAGCTCAACCGCCGCCTGACGGAGATGGTGCGTGACGTCGAGCTGCCCGTGCGCCCGGAGGGGCTGCGCCGCGCGGCGTACGACCGCAAGGCGCTGATCGCGTTCCTGGAGGGTCTGGAGATCCGCAACCAGGGCCTGCGGGACCGGCTGCTGGCCGCCGACCCGGGTGCGGAGGCCGCGGAGGAGATCGTCCCCGAGGCCGGTGCGGAGGTGGACGGCTCGGTGCTGGGCGCCGGCGAGCTCGCGCCGTGGCTGGCCGGGCACGGCTCGGTTCCGCTCGGTGTGGCCGTGGTCGACTCGTGGTCGCTGGGCAGTGGCCGGGTCGCGGAGATCGCGCTGGCGACGGGTGAGGGCCCGGCCGCCTGGTTCGATCCCGCCGAGCTGGACGAGGCCGACGAGCGGGCGTTCGCCGCGTGGAGCGCGGATGCGGGTGCGCCGAAGGTCATGCACGACGCCAAGTCCGCGATGCGGGTCTTCGCCGAGCACGGCTGGACCGTCGAGGGCGTCAGCATGGACACGGCGCTGGCCGCGTATCTCGTGAAGCCCGGGCGTCGCTCCTTCGCGCTGGACGCGCTGTCCGTGGAGTACCTGGGCCGCGAGCTGGCCACGGCCGCCGCGGGCGACGGTCAGCTGGCCTTCGGCGCGGACGAGCAGGCCGAGGCCGATGCGCTGATGGGCCGGGCCCGTACGGTCCTGGACCTGGGCGCGGCGTTCACCACGCGCCTGGAGGAGGTCGGCGCGGCGGAGCTGATGCGCGACGTGGAGCTGCCGACGAGCGCGCTGCTGGCCCGTATGGAGCGGGCGGGCATCGCCGCCGACCGCGGCTGGCTGGAGCGCATGGAGCAGCAGTTCGCGGCCGCGGTGCAGCAGGCCGTGCAGGAGGCGCACGCCGCGGCGGGCCGCGAGTTCAACCTGGGCTCCCCGAAGCAGCTGCAGGAGGTGCTCTTCGGCGAGCTGGGCCTGCCCAGGACCAAGAAGACCAAGACCGGGTACACCACGGACGCCGACGCCCTGGCCTGGCTCGCGGCGCAGACGGAGAACGAGCTCCCGGTGATCATGCTGCGGCACCGTGAGCAGTCGAAGCTGCGCTCCACGGTCGAGGGGCTGATCAAGGCGATCGCGCCCGGCGGCCGTATCCACACCACCTTCAACCAGACGGTGGCGGCCACGGGCCGGCTCTCCTCCACCGACCCCAATCTGCAGAACATCCCGGTGCGGACGGACGAGGGCCGGGCCATTCGCCGCGGTTTCGTCGTCGGCGAGGGCTTCGAGTCCCTGATGACGGCCGACTACAGCCAGATCGAGCTGCGCGTGATGGCCCACCTGTCGGAGGACGAGGGCCTGATCGAGGCGTTCAACTCCGGCGAGGACCTGCACACCACCGTCGCCTCCCAGGTCTTCGGCGTGGCCAAGTCCGAGGTCGACCCGGAGATGCGCCGGAAGATCAAGGCGATGTCGTACGGCCTCGCGTACGGGCTGTCGGCCTTCGGCCTGTCCCAGCAGCTGAACATCGCCCCGGGCGAGGCCGGCAAGCTGATGGACACCTTCTTCGAGCGTTTCGGCGGCGTGCGGGACTACCTCCAGCGGGTCGTCGTCGAGGCCCGCGCCACGGGCTACACCGAGACGATGCTCGGCCGCCGCCGCTACCTCCCGGACCTCAACAGCGACAACCGCCAGCGCCGCGAGATGGCCGAGCGGATGGCGCTGAACGCCCCGATCCAGGGCACGGCCGCCGACATCGTCAAGATCGCGATGCTGCGGGTGGGCGAGGCGCTGGAGGCGGAGGAGCTCTCGTCCCGGATGCTCCTGCAGGTCCACGACGAAATCGTGCTGGAGATCGCGCCGGGCGAGCGGGAGGCCGTCGAGGCGCTGGTCCGCCGCGAGATGGCGGGGGCGGTGTCGCTGAGCGCTCCGCTGGACGTGTCGGTCGGCGTGGGCCGGGACTGGGAGTCCGCCGCGCACTGA
- a CDS encoding SPW_0924 family protein has product MRALAAAAVGLAAALALVLAVTGIGPPEGTTSPGPLLTSAPAHP; this is encoded by the coding sequence ATGCGCGCACTGGCCGCCGCGGCCGTCGGACTGGCCGCCGCCCTCGCCCTGGTCCTCGCCGTCACCGGGATCGGCCCGCCCGAGGGGACGACCTCCCCCGGGCCCCTGCTCACCTCCGCACCCGCGCACCCCTGA
- a CDS encoding DUF3068 domain-containing protein produces the protein MRRRASLVLLAVAVFLAALAPLLRWYAFPRLAKVPAGSYQTAVLEAKDATLLDYARMEPRTVPKVTLVQTLKGNAEEARKVRRETGRDVVVWDTLTHMAGPDGAMISQIPERYVFDAHSQQPVHAGGEHVDDTPVRRDGIAYKWPFLAEKRDYRYFDMQTRTSAPIHYRGTRSFHGLDVYYFEQTVPWTRVPLPRRMPLGVTPETVRQLGLERWYTTRRMFWVDPVTGAPVNGEEIHREELRWTGHPEKKPITAFAGHVKMRADYIDSTVALVTSQRRLVLLLTSWLPWGSAVLGGALLTLALFLEARARPRRAFTGQKEHDGGKTERQAPGKRAAWSRGGSP, from the coding sequence GTGCGCCGCAGAGCGAGCCTCGTCCTTCTCGCGGTGGCCGTGTTCCTCGCGGCCCTCGCCCCGCTGCTGCGCTGGTACGCCTTCCCCCGCCTGGCCAAGGTCCCGGCGGGCAGCTACCAGACCGCCGTCCTGGAGGCGAAGGACGCGACCCTCCTCGACTACGCCCGTATGGAGCCGCGGACCGTCCCCAAGGTGACCCTCGTCCAGACCCTCAAGGGCAACGCCGAAGAGGCCCGCAAGGTCCGCCGCGAGACCGGCCGCGACGTCGTCGTCTGGGACACCCTCACCCACATGGCCGGGCCCGACGGCGCGATGATCTCCCAGATACCCGAGCGCTACGTCTTCGACGCCCACAGCCAGCAGCCCGTGCACGCCGGCGGCGAGCACGTCGACGACACCCCCGTACGGCGCGACGGCATCGCGTACAAGTGGCCCTTCCTCGCGGAGAAGCGCGACTACCGCTACTTCGACATGCAGACCCGCACCTCCGCACCCATCCACTACCGGGGCACCCGCTCCTTCCACGGCCTCGACGTCTACTACTTCGAGCAGACCGTCCCCTGGACCCGCGTCCCCCTGCCCCGGCGGATGCCCCTCGGTGTGACGCCCGAGACCGTCCGGCAGCTGGGGCTGGAGCGCTGGTACACCACCCGGCGCATGTTCTGGGTCGACCCCGTCACCGGCGCCCCCGTCAACGGCGAGGAGATCCACCGCGAGGAGCTGCGCTGGACCGGGCACCCGGAGAAGAAGCCGATCACGGCCTTCGCCGGGCACGTGAAGATGCGCGCCGACTACATCGACTCCACCGTCGCCCTCGTGACCTCCCAGCGGCGGCTCGTGCTCCTGCTGACCTCGTGGCTGCCGTGGGGGAGCGCGGTCCTGGGCGGCGCCCTGCTGACCCTCGCCCTGTTCCTGGAGGCCCGCGCCCGCCCTCGTCGTGCATTTACCGGACAAAAGGAACACGATGGAGGGAAAACCGAGCGGCAGGCCCCGGGGAAAAGGGCCGCATGGAGCAGAGGAGGCTCGCCGTGA